Sequence from the Candidatus Izemoplasma sp. genome:
TATGACCCATTTTTATATTTTAGCAGATAAAAGTGTCACTAAATGGCTTAACTAAGAGATTATTAAAGAATTCAAATTTTTCCAAGATATTGGTTGTAGTGAAAACGCTATCATGTTATAATGTATTCGTGAAATTAAACCAGAGTTCAAGGAGGACACTATGACGTATAAAATTTTAACAATTAACCCTGGTTCAACATCAACAAAAATAGCAATTTTTGAAGATGATAAGAACATATTTAGCAAAACAATCAGACATAAAACTGAGGACATCGCTAAGTTCCAATCTATTTTTGATCAATTTGATTTTCGGAAGTCAGCTATTCTTGATGCACTTAAGGAATCTCCTTATGACTTAGAATCCTTTGATGCGATCACTGGTCGCGGAGGTATGTTAAAGCCGATTGAAGGTGGAACTTACCGTGTTAACGACCATATGATATCCTATATGAAGCGCGCTCCCAGAGGAGAACATGCTTCCAACTTAGGGTGTGTTATTGCTAAAGAATTAGCAGATAAGATTGATGTACCCTCATTTATTGTCGATCCTGTCGCAGTCGATGAAATGGAGAATATTGCACGCTTCACTGGTATGCCTGAAATTAAACGACAAAGTTTATTTCATGCCTTAAATCAAAAAGCTGTCGCGTTACGTGCGGCCAGTGATCTTAATAAATCATACCACTCACTTAATTTAATTGTTGCACATTTAGGTGGAGGGATTAGTGTTGGCGTCCACAAGGCAGGTCGCGTGATTGATGTTAATAATGCACTTGATGGGGACGGTCCAATGTCACCTGAACGCAGTGGGAGTGTGCCTATTGGTCCATTATACAAAATGGCTATGAGTGGGAAATATACCCTTAGTGAAATGAAACGGAAAAATTATGGCAAAGGCGGTCTTGTCGCTTACTTAGGAACAAATGATGGCTATGAAATAGAACAGCGTATAAAAAATGGTGATGAAGAAGCCAAGTTTATGGTTGATGTTATGTGTTACCAAATAGCCAAAGAAATTGGCGCTGATGCAACGGTATTAAAAGGGAAAGTTGATGCCATTGTATTGACAGGTGGATTAGCATATGATACATATATAGTTGAACAGATTAAAGCGCGTGTTGCGTTTATCGCAGATGTCTTGGTTTATCCTGGTGAGGATGAAATGGAGTCACTTGCCTTAGGGACGTTACGCGTATTAAGAAATGAAGAATCATATAAAATATATCAATAGGAGGCATAATGAAAACAATTAATGATATTGTTAACAAAGCAAAGGCAATTCCTACACAAACATTAGTTGTCGCTGTCGCAGATGACTCACATGTCCTTGAAGCTGTTGAAATGGCCCGTAAAGACAATATTGTAAATGCTATTTTAGTGGGGGACAAATCGAATATTGAAGCAATTGCTAAAACATTAGATATCGATTTATCTCATTATGACATTATTAATGAGTCGGATCACGAATTAGCCTGTCAAATAGCTGTTAAAGAAGTTCACGACAACGCCAATTATTTTCTAATGAAAGGTTTAGTCAGTACCAGTACCATTTTAAGCCAAGCACTAAATAAAGACTATGGACTAAGAACAAAGAACCGCATATCACATGTTAGTGTTATGGAAGTCTCAACCCATGATAAACTCATCTTTATGAGTGATGGCGCAATGAATATTGCCCCAAATCTTGATGAAAAACGACAAATCATTGAAAATAGTGTTGTGATTGCTAGAGCCATTGGAATTGATTACCCTAAAGTTGGTGTGATTGGAGCGGTTGAGAAATTTAATCCAAAGATGGAAGCTACGATTCATGCGAAAGAGTTAGTTGACCTCAATACATCTGGTACAATTAAACACTGTCGTGTTTCGGGACCCTACGCAATTGATAATGCAATTAATAAAGAAGCCGCGGTACACAAAGGCATCACACACCCAGATGCAGGCGAGATTGATATCTTACTAATGCCCCGTATCGAAGCGGGTAATGTTTTTTACAAAACAATGATGTTTCTCGCAAATGCAAAAAGTGCCAGTGTCATCGCAGGCGCTAGCAAACCAATCGTTTTAACATCACGTGCAGACTCAACTATGAGTAAATACTATTCTATTGCACTTGGTGCACTTGTCGCTCATTTTTAGGAGGAATTATGGCAACCATCAATCATCACACAGTCAACTCAATATCTACAGACAATTCACATCTTTTTTCAAAAATACGCACCACTATTGAAACTGCATTTTATAGAAACAACGTTAAACGCATCACGTCTATTAATGAAGCTTATGACCTTGCAAAAAATGCACCAGGGACGATTGTTACAGATTTGCCAATCTACCGAGCAAGTGATTTAGGACTTCAAAATGATGCAAAAGTACTCATTTTTAATGATGGTATTATTACAGGACGTCAAGCCCATGTTAGACGTTTGATCAACCGTTCAAATAGAGAAAAATATTCAGATGTTTTAAAAAATGCAATCTTTAACTCTCGTAAAAAAACAATGTATCATGCAACGGCATATATTGGCCTTCATGAAGATTTTATGGTAAAAGCTCATCTCCTTATTCCTGAAGGCTATGAAAATACCTTATATTCATGGATGTTAAACTTCCAGTATGAAAATCCAATGACTGAAAAAATGTATCAAAACTCGAAGAAAATGGATGAAGGTGACATCTTCTTATACTCTGACCCTGATGAGTTTATTGACAAATTCCCAACTGGATTAAGTTTATTTGATCATACGAACAACTGTGGGGCATTACTCGGGTTACGCTATTTTGGTGAACACAAAAAAGCTACCTTAACAATGGGGTGGAGCGTCGCATCACGTAATGGATACACAGCTTGTCATGGCGGACAAAAGCGATTCAATCTAGATAATGACAAAACATATATTGCCGGGGTTTTTGGCTTGAGTGGAAGCGGAAAATCAACCATTACCCATTCACGCCATAACGGTAAATTTGATATTACTGTCTTGCATGATGATGCCTTTATTATTTCTAATGAAGATGGATCAAGTA
This genomic interval carries:
- the buk gene encoding butyrate kinase, whose protein sequence is MTYKILTINPGSTSTKIAIFEDDKNIFSKTIRHKTEDIAKFQSIFDQFDFRKSAILDALKESPYDLESFDAITGRGGMLKPIEGGTYRVNDHMISYMKRAPRGEHASNLGCVIAKELADKIDVPSFIVDPVAVDEMENIARFTGMPEIKRQSLFHALNQKAVALRAASDLNKSYHSLNLIVAHLGGGISVGVHKAGRVIDVNNALDGDGPMSPERSGSVPIGPLYKMAMSGKYTLSEMKRKNYGKGGLVAYLGTNDGYEIEQRIKNGDEEAKFMVDVMCYQIAKEIGADATVLKGKVDAIVLTGGLAYDTYIVEQIKARVAFIADVLVYPGEDEMESLALGTLRVLRNEESYKIYQ
- a CDS encoding phosphoenolpyruvate carboxykinase (ATP); its protein translation is MATINHHTVNSISTDNSHLFSKIRTTIETAFYRNNVKRITSINEAYDLAKNAPGTIVTDLPIYRASDLGLQNDAKVLIFNDGIITGRQAHVRRLINRSNREKYSDVLKNAIFNSRKKTMYHATAYIGLHEDFMVKAHLLIPEGYENTLYSWMLNFQYENPMTEKMYQNSKKMDEGDIFLYSDPDEFIDKFPTGLSLFDHTNNCGALLGLRYFGEHKKATLTMGWSVASRNGYTACHGGQKRFNLDNDKTYIAGVFGLSGSGKSTITHSRHNGKFDITVLHDDAFIISNEDGSSISMEPSYFDKVQDYPTNSPDNKYLLTMQNVGATHDENHRIVPITEDIRNNNGRALKSKYWTMERAYKFDNKVDAIFWIMKDDSLPPILKINSSILASTLGATLATKRSTAEEGVDASKLVIEPYANPFRLYPLRNDYLKFKDLFENRDVTCYVINTGSFLNKNITPKITLGIIDNIVMDNTQFKPFSNLNAIEYASIEDYEPDFSSEKYINLFKERMQSRIDFIEHLYNQDILPDEAKQSIQEIINQLS
- a CDS encoding phosphate acyltransferase codes for the protein MKTINDIVNKAKAIPTQTLVVAVADDSHVLEAVEMARKDNIVNAILVGDKSNIEAIAKTLDIDLSHYDIINESDHELACQIAVKEVHDNANYFLMKGLVSTSTILSQALNKDYGLRTKNRISHVSVMEVSTHDKLIFMSDGAMNIAPNLDEKRQIIENSVVIARAIGIDYPKVGVIGAVEKFNPKMEATIHAKELVDLNTSGTIKHCRVSGPYAIDNAINKEAAVHKGITHPDAGEIDILLMPRIEAGNVFYKTMMFLANAKSASVIAGASKPIVLTSRADSTMSKYYSIALGALVAHF